The following are from one region of the Cloacibacterium normanense genome:
- a CDS encoding pyruvate decarboxylase — protein MKKILFCGLAASLIIISCKNLGSTLVKLNHSIKLKHVDRIVYFDPEVYPNFEEIKEPTNNVIYSAVSDELKNYGNYKIMHINNANIKYDSVDVNMIKESCLNNGAEIALVPKVKYFKVGLGKYVFSNQVIISMKMYNNDGELVIENSYDTYKGSGRLLGSAENSIKIGTANVIKNMITELKSRNMTTPASE, from the coding sequence ATGAAAAAAATTCTATTCTGTGGTTTAGCGGCAAGCCTTATCATCATAAGTTGCAAAAATTTAGGAAGCACCTTGGTGAAGCTTAACCATTCTATTAAGCTAAAACATGTAGATAGAATTGTCTATTTCGACCCAGAAGTTTATCCTAATTTCGAAGAAATAAAAGAACCCACCAATAATGTTATTTATAGTGCCGTTTCTGACGAATTGAAAAATTACGGCAATTACAAAATCATGCACATCAATAATGCTAACATTAAATATGACAGCGTAGATGTGAATATGATCAAAGAATCTTGCCTAAATAACGGTGCAGAAATCGCCTTGGTTCCGAAAGTAAAATATTTTAAAGTTGGTCTTGGGAAATACGTTTTTTCTAATCAAGTCATCATCAGCATGAAAATGTACAATAATGACGGCGAACTGGTGATAGAAAACTCTTATGACACTTATAAAGGAAGCGGTAGATTACTCGGCAGTGCAGAAAATTCTATAAAAATAGGCACCGCAAATGTCATCAAAAACATGATTACTGAATTAAAAAGCAGGAATATGACTACTCCTGCTTC
- a CDS encoding GlsB/YeaQ/YmgE family stress response membrane protein, with the protein MGILWTLIIGAIAGWLGAQIFKGGSLGLVGNIIVGIIGGAIGYWLLGTVLGTALIGQILTGAVGSIVLLAIINLFTRGRA; encoded by the coding sequence ATGGGAATTTTATGGACATTAATTATTGGAGCTATAGCAGGATGGCTTGGAGCACAAATTTTTAAAGGTGGAAGCCTTGGCTTAGTGGGAAACATAATTGTAGGTATCATTGGAGGTGCAATTGGCTATTGGCTTTTAGGAACTGTATTAGGAACTGCATTAATTGGTCAGATTCTTACAGGAGCAGTAGGTTCAATAGTTTTACTTGCTATAATCAATTTATTTACCAGAGGTAGAGCGTAA
- the rpsO gene encoding 30S ribosomal protein S15, protein MYLTSEKKSEIFAKHGGNAANTGSAEGQIALFTFRINHLSGHLKKNHKDYATEKSLVKLVGKRKRLLDYLKKTEISRYRAIIAELGIRK, encoded by the coding sequence ATGTACTTAACATCAGAAAAAAAATCAGAAATCTTCGCTAAACACGGAGGAAACGCTGCAAACACAGGTTCTGCAGAAGGACAAATTGCTTTATTCACATTCAGAATTAACCATTTGTCTGGTCACTTAAAGAAAAACCACAAAGATTATGCTACAGAGAAATCTCTAGTTAAATTAGTAGGTAAAAGAAAAAGATTGTTAGATTATCTTAAGAAAACTGAAATTTCTCGTTATAGAGCAATTATTGCTGAACTAGGAATCAGAAAATAA
- a CDS encoding polyribonucleotide nucleotidyltransferase codes for MNAPEAIIEKFQLKDGREVSIETGRLAKQANGSVVVKCGGTMLLATVVANKDANPGVDFLPLTVDYREKFYAGGKIPGNFFRRETKPSDDEVLTMRLVDRVLRPLFPEDFHAEVQVMISLISYDKEVMPEALAGLAASAAIAITDIPFNGPMSEVRVVRIDGQLSINPSIENLKKADLDIMVGATKDSIVMVEGEMKEISEAEMLEAIKYAHEEIKVQIEAQERLAARIPASQTKREYCHETHNEEIREKVWAECYDKVYNVAKTPSAKEERHEKFAAVLEEFLSQYSEEERADVEPFAKIYYHDVEKEAMRQMILNEGIRLDGRDPKTIRPIWSEIDYLPGAHGSAIFTRGETQSLTAVTLGSVKDANMVDSVAINYDEKFFLHYNFPPFSTGEARPLRGTSRREVGHGNLAQRALAGMIPHENPYTIRVVSDILESNGSSSMATVCAGTLALMDAGVQITKPVSGIAMGLITDPKSGKFTVLSDILGDEDHLGDMDFKVTGSADGITACQMDIKIQGLTMDIMETALNQAREGRLHILGEILKTIDKPRADVKPHAPKMEILEIPKDFIGAVIGPGGKIIQQLQKDTDTVISIEEMGEIGRIEISGTDREKINAAIARINEITFVPVVGTVYKGKVVKVMDFGAFVAIAKGTEGLLHISEIEWKRLDKVPYAEGDEVEVKFMGYDDRKKMRLSRKVLLPRPPRPEQKPRTEGEAPKPEGEQPTEQA; via the coding sequence ATGAATGCTCCAGAAGCAATTATTGAAAAATTTCAATTGAAAGACGGGAGAGAAGTCTCCATTGAAACAGGAAGATTAGCAAAACAAGCTAATGGTTCTGTAGTAGTAAAATGTGGCGGAACGATGCTCCTTGCAACAGTTGTAGCCAATAAAGACGCAAATCCAGGGGTAGATTTCTTACCTCTTACAGTAGATTACAGAGAAAAATTCTACGCGGGTGGTAAAATCCCAGGAAATTTCTTTAGAAGAGAAACCAAACCTTCTGATGATGAAGTTCTTACCATGAGATTAGTAGACAGAGTTCTTCGTCCGCTTTTCCCAGAAGATTTCCACGCAGAAGTTCAAGTAATGATTTCCCTCATTTCTTACGACAAAGAAGTAATGCCAGAAGCTTTAGCTGGTTTAGCTGCTTCAGCTGCTATTGCGATTACAGATATTCCTTTTAACGGGCCAATGTCTGAAGTAAGAGTAGTAAGAATTGATGGGCAACTTTCTATCAACCCAAGTATCGAAAATCTTAAAAAAGCAGATTTAGATATTATGGTAGGTGCTACCAAAGATTCTATCGTAATGGTAGAAGGTGAAATGAAAGAAATTTCTGAAGCAGAAATGCTAGAAGCGATTAAATACGCTCACGAAGAAATTAAAGTTCAAATCGAAGCACAAGAAAGATTAGCAGCCAGAATTCCTGCATCTCAAACCAAAAGAGAATACTGCCACGAAACGCACAATGAAGAAATTCGTGAGAAAGTTTGGGCAGAATGTTATGATAAAGTTTACAACGTAGCAAAAACTCCTTCTGCAAAAGAAGAAAGACACGAAAAATTTGCTGCAGTTTTAGAAGAATTCCTTTCTCAATATTCAGAAGAAGAAAGAGCAGACGTAGAACCATTTGCTAAAATTTACTACCACGATGTAGAAAAAGAAGCAATGCGTCAAATGATTCTAAACGAAGGAATCAGATTAGACGGTAGAGATCCTAAAACGATTCGTCCGATTTGGTCAGAAATCGATTATTTACCAGGAGCTCACGGTTCTGCAATCTTTACCAGAGGTGAAACGCAATCTCTTACAGCGGTAACTTTAGGTTCTGTGAAAGATGCCAACATGGTAGATTCTGTTGCCATTAATTACGACGAAAAATTCTTCCTACACTATAATTTCCCACCATTCTCAACAGGTGAAGCAAGACCTCTAAGAGGAACTTCAAGAAGAGAAGTTGGTCACGGAAACTTAGCTCAAAGAGCTTTAGCAGGAATGATTCCTCACGAAAATCCTTATACCATTAGAGTAGTTTCAGATATTTTAGAATCTAACGGTTCTTCTTCTATGGCTACAGTTTGTGCAGGAACTCTTGCATTAATGGATGCTGGTGTACAAATTACAAAACCAGTTTCTGGTATTGCTATGGGATTAATTACTGACCCGAAATCTGGTAAATTCACTGTACTTTCTGATATTTTAGGAGACGAAGATCACTTGGGTGATATGGACTTCAAAGTAACAGGTTCTGCAGACGGAATTACCGCTTGTCAAATGGATATCAAAATCCAAGGTTTAACCATGGACATCATGGAAACCGCTCTTAATCAAGCAAGAGAAGGTAGATTACATATTTTAGGAGAAATCCTTAAAACCATCGATAAACCAAGAGCAGATGTGAAACCTCACGCTCCGAAAATGGAAATTTTAGAAATTCCTAAAGATTTCATCGGTGCGGTAATTGGACCTGGTGGTAAAATTATCCAACAGCTTCAAAAAGATACAGATACTGTAATATCTATTGAAGAAATGGGCGAAATTGGTAGAATTGAAATCTCTGGAACTGACCGTGAGAAAATCAATGCTGCAATTGCTAGAATTAACGAAATTACTTTCGTGCCAGTGGTAGGAACAGTGTATAAAGGTAAAGTAGTAAAAGTAATGGATTTCGGTGCTTTCGTAGCGATTGCTAAAGGAACCGAAGGTTTACTACACATCTCAGAAATCGAATGGAAGAGACTTGATAAAGTTCCGTATGCAGAAGGTGATGAAGTAGAAGTGAAATTTATGGGTTATGATGATCGTAAGAAAATGAGACTTTCTAGAAAAGTTCTTTTACCAAGACCACCAAGACCAGAACAAAAGCCTAGAACTGAAGGAGAGGCTCCAAAACCAGAAGGAGAACAACCAACAGAACAAGCATAA